A stretch of Triticum aestivum cultivar Chinese Spring chromosome 1D, IWGSC CS RefSeq v2.1, whole genome shotgun sequence DNA encodes these proteins:
- the LOC123182147 gene encoding protein S-acyltransferase 8: MAQPQPQQRVYQAWKGNNRFFLGGRLIFGPDAKSLLVSVALIVVPVLVFCAFIAPHLLHRFSGYNAGYAIPAVAVGFMIYVLLLLLTTSAQDPGIVPRASHPPEEDFAYGNPLAGETPGRLQFPRIKEVMVNGMLVKIKYCDTCMIYRPPRCSHCSICNNCVERFDHHCPWVGQCIGQRNYRYFFLFVSSSTLLCIYVFAMSALHIKFLMEGDYPTVWKAFKHSPACLVLMIYCFIALWFVGGLTGFHSYLISTNQTTYENFRYRADSRPNVYDRGCLNNFLEVLCSKGKPSKHRFRSYVQEEVRAPVVNFGRQMEEEPAGGPRAKVEDDLEIGSDLLKISRRRNYEDVDVEMGNQDDGETEGTGGAKLAAGSGSQIPAVGSEVRVRHSSWDRRSGNWDMSSDVIGRSASDVLGRSASLTEAAPRSQRETH, translated from the exons AtggcgcagccgcagccgcagcagcggGTCTACCAAGCTTGGAAAGGGAATAAT AGGTTCTTCCTCGGAGGGAGACTGATATTCGGACCCGATGCCAAGTCCCTGCTCGTCTCGGTTGCGCTCATCGTGGTGCCGGTTCTCGTCTTCTGCGCCTTCATCGCGCCGCACCTCCTCCACCGATTCTCCGGCTACAACGCAGGATACGCGATTCCTGCGGTGGCAGTGGGGTTCATGATCTAT GTGCTTCTGTTGCTGCTGACCACCTCAGCTCAGGATCCTGGTATCGTGCCTCGTGCATCGCATCCACCGGAGGAAGATTTTGCGTATGGCAATCCGTTAGCCGGGGAAACACCCGGCAGGCTGCAGTTTCCCCGTATAAAGGAAGTGATGGTTAATGGGATGCTTGTGAAAATAAAGTATTGCGACACCTGCATGATTTACCGGCCTCCGCGGTGTTCGCACTGTTCGATATGCAACAATTGTGTGGAGCGATTCGATCATCATTGCCCCTGGGTTGGACAATGCATTGGTCAG CGCAATTACCGATACTTTTTCCTATTTGTTTCGTCCTCGACTCTTCTTTGCATTTATGTCTTTGCCATGTCGGCACTACACATCAAGTTTCTCATGGAAGGAGACTATCCTACAGTATGGAAGGCTTTCAAACATTCTCCAGCTTGCTTGGTGCTTATGATATATTGTTTCATTGCTCTCTGGTTTGTTGGCGGGCTCACTGGATTTCATTCATATCTCATTAGCACTAACCAG ACGACATACGAGAATTTTCGGTACAGAGCAGACAGCAGGCCCAACGTCTATGACCGAGGATGTCTGAATAACTTCCTAGAAGTCCTGTGCAGCAAGGGGAAACCTTCTAAGCACAGGTTCCGATCCTATGTTCAAGAGGAGGTACGCGCTCCAGTAGTTAACTTTGGTAGGCAGATGGAGGAGGAACCAGCTGGTGGCCCTCGCGCAAAGGTGGAAGATGATCTTGAGATTGGCAGCGATCTCCTGAAGATCTCTCGGCGGCGCAACTACGAGGACGTTGACGTCGAAATGGGGAACCAGGACGATGGTGAGACGGAAGGCACGGGCGGCGCCAAACTGGCGGCGGGTTCGGGGTCGCAGATTCCTGCGGTCGGGAGCGAGGTGCGGGTGCGGCACTCGAGCTGGGACCGGAGGAGTGGGAACTGGGACATGTCGTCGGACGTGATCGGAAGGAGCGCATCGGATGTGCTTGGAAGAAGTGCTTCCCTCACCGAGGCTGCGCCGCGGTCTCAAAGAGAAACTCACTAG